In Dyadobacter subterraneus, a single genomic region encodes these proteins:
- a CDS encoding RagB/SusD family nutrient uptake outer membrane protein: protein MKNKYIYSLVLAGSLIITSSCKDYLDYQPQGLLSSDNIKSASAAESLVTAAYAGIGNDEMIGPMTSMWVYGSVRSDDAYKGGGGVSDVAEIDFYEHYNLTRPDLTFMHPYTWENFYKAISRANAALASLNAVNETEFPLKKTREAEMRFLRGHSHFMLKMLFKNIPYITETMSSEDILKESNVKYKNDELWNKIGEDFQFAIDNLPQKQDQVGRANKLSAASYLAKLRLYQAYEQDDNHKVTNINKTRLQEVVTLTQQVISSGQYSLQPDFAENFIAETENGPESIFAIQYSINDGTAAGRLSYVTGLNYPHGAPQYGCCGFHQPSQNLANAYKTGSDGLPLFDTFNDKNVDFNTETVDPRVDHTIGIDGHPYKYDATKPFSNSWIRDPGVYGFFHTMKEQQLATSASYHKEGPFIGTSKNIDIIRYDDVLLMQAEAYIELGQQALALPLINQIRRRAAASTGRLKKTDGTLPSKYNIKEYASGWTQDYARKALQWERRLEFATESPRFFDLVRWGIAEKTLNAYLDKEKTRRQFLATAKFTAGRDEYLPIPQREISFTKGLYKQNPGF, encoded by the coding sequence ATGAAAAATAAATATATCTATTCCTTAGTACTGGCTGGCAGTTTGATAATCACTTCATCCTGCAAGGATTACCTTGACTACCAGCCGCAGGGCCTTTTGTCCTCGGACAATATTAAATCAGCATCCGCCGCAGAATCGCTGGTGACGGCCGCTTACGCAGGCATTGGAAATGATGAAATGATCGGCCCGATGACCAGCATGTGGGTATACGGGAGTGTCCGCTCGGATGATGCCTACAAGGGAGGTGGCGGGGTTTCAGATGTGGCCGAAATTGATTTTTACGAGCATTACAACCTGACAAGGCCGGATCTGACTTTTATGCATCCTTACACCTGGGAGAATTTTTACAAAGCGATTTCCAGGGCCAACGCCGCGCTGGCCAGTTTAAACGCTGTAAATGAGACCGAATTTCCTTTGAAAAAAACAAGGGAAGCTGAAATGCGCTTCCTGCGAGGTCATTCACATTTTATGCTGAAAATGCTATTTAAAAATATTCCCTACATTACCGAAACGATGAGTAGTGAGGATATTTTGAAAGAGTCGAACGTCAAATATAAAAATGACGAACTATGGAATAAAATCGGGGAAGATTTTCAGTTCGCTATCGATAATCTGCCTCAGAAACAAGACCAGGTGGGCCGGGCTAATAAACTTTCGGCGGCTTCTTATCTTGCAAAACTAAGACTGTACCAGGCTTACGAGCAGGATGATAACCACAAAGTGACAAACATCAATAAAACCCGTTTACAGGAAGTGGTGACACTCACCCAACAGGTTATTTCCTCGGGTCAGTACAGCCTGCAGCCGGATTTTGCAGAAAACTTTATAGCCGAAACAGAGAATGGCCCCGAGTCTATTTTTGCCATCCAGTATTCGATCAACGATGGCACCGCAGCAGGCAGGTTGAGTTATGTGACTGGCCTGAATTATCCACACGGAGCACCTCAGTACGGTTGCTGCGGCTTTCATCAGCCGAGCCAGAATCTTGCCAACGCTTATAAAACGGGAAGCGACGGACTACCCTTATTTGATACTTTCAATGATAAAAACGTTGATTTTAATACGGAAACGGTCGATCCCCGCGTAGATCACACCATTGGAATTGACGGACATCCCTACAAATATGATGCAACTAAACCATTCAGCAATAGCTGGATCCGTGACCCTGGCGTTTACGGTTTTTTCCATACGATGAAAGAGCAGCAGCTAGCCACAAGCGCGTCTTATCACAAAGAAGGTCCTTTTATTGGCACGTCTAAAAACATTGATATTATCCGCTACGACGATGTACTGCTGATGCAGGCAGAAGCTTATATTGAACTGGGACAGCAGGCACTTGCCCTTCCACTGATCAACCAGATCAGAAGAAGGGCAGCGGCAAGCACAGGACGGTTGAAAAAAACGGACGGAACCTTGCCTTCAAAGTATAATATTAAAGAATACGCATCCGGCTGGACACAGGATTATGCCAGAAAAGCATTGCAATGGGAAAGAAGACTGGAATTTGCCACCGAAAGTCCACGATTCTTTGACCTGGTGCGCTGGGGTATTGCTGAAAAGACGCTGAATGCCTACCTTGATAAGGAAAAAACACGAAGACAATTTTTAGCAACGGCGAAATTCACTGCGGGCCGTGACGAGTATCTGCCGATTCCACAAAGAGAAATCAGCTTTACCAAAGGCCTATACAAACAGAACCCGGGATTCTAA
- a CDS encoding SusC/RagA family TonB-linked outer membrane protein, with protein MKKQLRLMVLSILCSMQIVWAQTKSTLTGTVKASDGLSLPGVSILEKGTTNGAITDVDGKYSISVSSAATLVFSYVGMLAQELPVGNNSKLDVILQYDSKNLGEVVVVGYTSSKKEDLTGAIAVVDMAPLKNISSGNPMQALQGRVPGLYIEKTGSPNGTNSRILIRGANTLGNTDPLYIIDGVPTKRPEVFQGLNPNSIESIQVLKDASSSSIYGSRASNGVIIVTTKNGANSNGKINIDFNSSVSAQSEKYARFKMLNAVDRGRALWRASVNDGVNPEDGYGALYAFDWNKDFKNPVLNSVTVQPFVGGNPNMPAGDTDWQKQLYKTGIVTNNELTISGGSKTSSLQVNLGYFKNTGMLRFTDYEKISGRINALTSAFDGKLKIGANVQLATSNETLASTDIGGALTPGLAVTLAPTIPVYAKDGSWGGAIGSGYSDRNNPLHMQDINKWDNTNRMTLFGNVFVEIQPVKNLFLKTSLGADNANYRFKNIEQAFEEGSFGRTSNSLTLDENRYLSLTWSNTARYNLDLGNHHLKFLVGTEAIKNTLDNQIARKEGFGVQTKDYFVLNAGTGNTNVTGTGTGSRLLSQFARVDYGFSDRYLAAVTIRRDGSSRFGSQNAYGIFPAASVGWRIDKENFFKNVRKISNLKVRAGVGRVGNQEIGDLARFGLYDTRYGTRQSQFSNGHNSFFDQYYNIGTAYDLNGANTGILPSGIVSIQGANPNLKWESTNEANFGVDFGFLDGSIQGSFDYFTRKTSDILITPPIASAVGEGQLKVVNGAAKSNRGFEFSLGYYGKPKGDFTYNIMTGISRFRDKITELPEEVRAAYAGNVLNTILGHSQFDLFGYKTNGLFQNQQEVDAAPTQVGAGPGRIRYVDTNGDGRIDDLDRVFFGTTLPAFEYNLKVEVFYKNFDLSVFGSGIAGRKGFDSYTFYNNFIRGRDNVGPGVFDAWSPTNTGSKIPALSLSDSNNETRTSDYFNVNTSYFKLRNIQLGYAINSAFVEKIKLQRIRLYVMAENLFLVKSKSFLGPDPERTDINAIPIPRTLTVGLNVSF; from the coding sequence ATGAAAAAACAACTACGATTGATGGTACTGTCCATCCTGTGTTCCATGCAAATTGTGTGGGCACAAACCAAAAGTACCCTTACCGGTACGGTCAAAGCCTCTGACGGTCTAAGCTTGCCGGGGGTGAGTATTCTTGAAAAAGGAACGACCAACGGCGCGATAACTGATGTGGATGGAAAATATTCGATCTCTGTTTCCTCTGCGGCTACCCTGGTATTTTCTTATGTGGGTATGCTCGCCCAGGAACTTCCGGTCGGCAACAACTCTAAACTGGATGTGATCTTGCAATACGATTCAAAAAATCTTGGTGAGGTCGTTGTGGTAGGTTATACATCTTCCAAAAAAGAAGATTTAACCGGAGCAATCGCTGTTGTGGATATGGCGCCACTGAAAAATATCAGCTCGGGAAACCCGATGCAGGCTTTGCAAGGACGTGTGCCGGGTCTATATATTGAAAAAACAGGTTCGCCAAACGGTACGAATTCAAGGATACTGATCCGCGGTGCCAATACACTGGGAAATACCGATCCGCTTTACATCATTGATGGTGTACCTACCAAAAGACCGGAAGTTTTCCAGGGATTAAATCCGAATTCCATCGAATCAATCCAGGTTTTGAAAGATGCTTCTTCCTCTTCGATTTATGGATCAAGGGCTTCCAACGGCGTTATTATTGTGACGACTAAAAACGGTGCAAATTCAAATGGCAAGATCAACATTGATTTTAACAGCAGCGTTTCGGCGCAGTCTGAAAAATACGCGCGGTTTAAAATGCTTAACGCAGTTGACAGAGGCCGTGCATTATGGCGCGCATCGGTTAATGACGGCGTAAATCCCGAAGACGGCTATGGTGCGCTTTATGCATTTGACTGGAACAAGGATTTTAAAAATCCCGTCTTAAACAGTGTAACAGTTCAGCCGTTTGTAGGCGGTAACCCGAATATGCCGGCCGGTGATACAGATTGGCAAAAACAGCTGTACAAAACAGGAATTGTTACCAACAACGAGCTAACGATTTCAGGCGGAAGCAAGACCTCATCACTGCAAGTAAACCTTGGCTATTTCAAAAATACGGGTATGCTGCGTTTCACAGACTACGAGAAAATCAGCGGCCGTATCAATGCTTTAACCAGTGCTTTTGATGGAAAACTAAAAATTGGCGCCAATGTGCAGCTGGCTACATCGAATGAAACGCTTGCTTCAACCGATATCGGCGGCGCGCTCACACCGGGTCTTGCCGTGACCCTGGCCCCTACCATTCCGGTCTATGCCAAAGACGGCTCATGGGGCGGAGCGATTGGTTCGGGCTATTCGGATCGCAATAACCCGCTTCATATGCAAGATATTAACAAATGGGACAATACCAACCGGATGACACTTTTTGGTAATGTTTTTGTTGAAATCCAACCGGTTAAAAACCTGTTTTTAAAAACAAGTCTGGGGGCTGATAATGCCAATTACCGCTTTAAAAATATTGAACAGGCTTTTGAGGAGGGATCTTTTGGCCGTACCAGTAACAGCCTTACACTGGATGAAAACCGCTATTTGAGTCTAACCTGGTCCAACACGGCAAGATATAATCTGGATCTTGGCAATCATCACCTGAAATTTTTGGTTGGTACCGAAGCAATCAAAAATACGCTTGACAACCAGATTGCAAGAAAAGAAGGATTTGGCGTGCAAACCAAGGATTATTTTGTGCTTAATGCCGGTACGGGGAATACAAACGTGACCGGGACAGGAACGGGAAGCCGCCTGCTGTCACAATTTGCGCGGGTTGACTACGGTTTTTCGGATCGCTACCTGGCCGCAGTTACGATTCGCCGGGATGGTTCCTCACGTTTTGGTAGCCAAAATGCGTACGGTATTTTCCCGGCAGCTTCGGTTGGATGGAGAATTGATAAAGAAAATTTCTTTAAAAATGTCAGAAAGATTAGTAACCTGAAAGTAAGGGCTGGTGTGGGCCGCGTGGGAAATCAGGAAATCGGAGACCTTGCCCGTTTCGGTTTGTATGACACGCGCTACGGCACAAGACAGTCCCAATTTTCAAACGGGCACAACAGCTTTTTTGATCAATACTACAACATCGGAACCGCTTATGATCTAAACGGGGCAAATACAGGAATTCTTCCATCAGGTATCGTTTCCATTCAGGGAGCCAATCCGAATTTGAAATGGGAAAGTACCAATGAGGCAAACTTTGGGGTGGATTTCGGGTTCCTGGATGGAAGTATACAAGGTTCATTTGATTATTTCACCCGCAAAACCAGCGACATTCTCATTACGCCACCTATTGCCTCAGCCGTTGGAGAAGGACAGCTCAAAGTGGTTAATGGCGCTGCAAAATCAAACCGCGGGTTTGAATTTTCCCTGGGCTACTACGGCAAACCAAAAGGCGATTTTACCTATAACATTATGACTGGTATCAGCCGCTTCCGTGATAAAATCACTGAATTACCCGAAGAAGTCAGAGCAGCTTATGCCGGAAACGTGCTCAACACCATCCTTGGACATTCCCAATTTGATTTGTTTGGGTATAAAACAAATGGTCTTTTCCAAAATCAGCAGGAAGTGGATGCCGCACCAACACAGGTAGGCGCCGGCCCTGGCCGAATCCGGTATGTGGATACCAATGGCGATGGCAGAATTGATGACCTGGATAGGGTTTTCTTTGGAACGACATTGCCTGCATTTGAGTACAATCTAAAGGTAGAGGTGTTTTACAAAAACTTTGATCTGTCAGTTTTCGGTTCAGGTATTGCGGGAAGAAAAGGATTTGATTCGTATACTTTTTATAACAATTTCATCAGGGGTCGTGATAACGTTGGACCAGGCGTTTTTGATGCATGGTCGCCAACGAATACAGGGTCAAAAATCCCTGCGCTTTCCTTGTCTGATTCCAATAACGAAACACGGACTTCGGATTATTTTAACGTCAATACCTCATACTTTAAGCTTAGAAACATCCAACTGGGTTATGCGATCAATTCCGCATTTGTAGAAAAAATCAAGCTGCAACGCATTCGGCTTTATGTGATGGCTGAAAACCTGTTCCTTGTCAAATCCAAAAGTTTCCTTGGACCAGATCCTGAACGCACCGATATCAACGCGATTCCGATTCCCCGCACGCTTACTGTCGGGCTAAACGTTTCATTCTAA